A region of Lycium barbarum isolate Lr01 chromosome 1, ASM1917538v2, whole genome shotgun sequence DNA encodes the following proteins:
- the LOC132635812 gene encoding carbon catabolite repressor protein 4 homolog 1-like isoform X1 — MLSVVRVHLPSDIPIVGCELTPYVLLRRPDSSLISHDIPQSNPIHHSFLTYKWYRIQSDRKVAICSVHPSEQATLQCLGCVKAKIPVAKSYHCSPKCFSDAWQHHRVLHERAASAVNENGNEEEEIFGRFNSTGSGVNTSLTSLQSSGSLTNGTTPLYPVAVTQRNGGETWFEVGRSKTYTPSADDIGHVLKFECAVIDVETKLPVGHASTVLTSRVIPAPSPTPRRLISVSGVDIPVHLDLDSCLSSSGTFTVLSYNILSDAYATNELYSYCPSWALSWTYRRQNLLREIVGYRADIVCLQEVQSDHFEEFFAPELDKHGYQALFKRKTAEVYSGNINTVDGCATFFRRDRFAHVKKYEVEFNKAAQSLTEALVPSAQKKTALSRLVKDNIALIVVLEAKFNNQGVDNPGKRQLVCVANTHVNVHQELKDVKLWQVHTLLKGLEKIAASAEIPMLVCGDFNSVPGSAPHALLAMAKVDPMHPDLAVDPLSILRPATKLMHQLPLVSAYSSFARMPAVRGLEKQRRRMDPSTNEPLFTNCTRDFIGTRDYIFYSADSLTVESLLELLDEESLRKDTALPSPEWSSDHIALLAEFRCKPRTRR; from the exons atgctgAGTGTTGTGCGGGTGCATCTCCCGTCCGACATTCCCATTGTAGGCTGTGAACTTACTCCCTATGTTTTGTTGCGTCGTCCAGATTCCTCACTCATTTCTCATGATATCCCTCAATCCAACCCTATTCACCACTCTTTCTTGACATATAAGTG GTACCGTATACAAAGTGATAGAAAAGTTGCCATCTGCAGCGTCCATCCATCTGAGCAAGCTACGTTGCAGTGCCTTGGATGTGTGAAGGCCAAAATCCCTGTTGCGAAGAGTTACCATTGCTCGCCAAAATGTTTTTCAGATGCATGGCAGCATCATCGTGTTCTGCATGAACGTGCTGCTAGTGCTGTGAATGAAAACGGAAATGAGGAGGAAGAAATATTTGGGCGATTCAATAGTACAGGATCTGGTGTTAATACGAGCTTGACTTCTTTGCAATCAAGCGGTAGCTTGACAAATGGAACCACACCTTTATACCCTGTGGCAGTAACTCAAAGAAATGGTGGTGAAACCTGGTTTGAAGTTGGACGCTCTAAAACATACACCCCATCTGCAGATGATATTGGTCACGTCCTTAAATTTGAATGTGCTGTCATTGATGTAGAAACAAAATTACCTGTTGGACATGCTAGTACTGTTTTAACATCTCGAGTGATTCCAGCTCCATCTCCTACTCCACGTCGCTTGATTTCAGTTAGTGGAGTTGATATACCAGTGCATCTAGACTTAGATAGCTGTTTATCATCTTCAGGAACTTTTACTGTGCTCTCATACAACATTCTGTCTGATGCATATGCAACAAATGAATTGTACAGTTATTGCCCCTCTTGGGCTCTTTCTTGGACTTACCGGAGACAAAATCTATTGCGTGAAATAGTTGGCTACCGTGCAGACATTGTTTGCCTTCAAGAG GTTCAGAGTGATCACTTTGAGGAATTCTTTGCTCCTGAGCTGGATAAACATGGTTATCAAGCTTTGTTCAAAAGAAAAACAGCTGAG GTGTACAGTGGGAATATCAATACTGTTGATGGTTGTGCCACATTTTTCCGCCGAGATAGATTTGCACATGTTAAAAAATATGAG GTTGAGTTCAATAAAGCTGCTCAATCTTTGACTGAAGCCTTAGTTCCTAGTGCCCAAAAGAAGACCGCACTAAGTCGTTTGGTTAAG GATAACATTGCACTTATTGTGGTTCTGGAAGCCAAGTTCAATAACCAGGGGGTTGACAACCCTGGGAAGCGTCAACTTGTTTGTGTG GCTAACACACATGTTAATGTTCATCAAGAGTTAAAGGATGTTAAACTTTGGCAG GTTCACACACTTTTGAAAGGACTAGAGAAAATTGCTGCTAGCGCTGAAATTCCAATGCTGGTCTGTGGTGATTTTAATTCAGTTCCTGGAAG TGCTCCTCATGCACTTCTTGCAATGGCGAAAGTTGATCCAATGCATCCAGATCTAGCAGTGGACCCTCTTAGTATTTTGCGTCCAGCCACAAAGTTAATGCATCAGCTGCCATTG GTAAGTGCTTACTCATCCTTTGCCCGAATGCCTGCGGTCCGTGGACTAGAGAAACAACGAAGGAGGATGGATCCTAGTACCAATGAACCCTTGTTTACAAACTGCACCAGAGATTTTATTGGGACTCGTGATTATATATTCTACTCTG CCGACTCTTTAACTGTTGAATCGTTGTTGGAGCTCTTAGACGAGGAAAGCTTGAGAAAAGACACAGCACTTCCTTCTCCAGAGTGGTCCTCTGATCATATAGCACTCTTAGCTGAGTTTCGCTGCAAGCCTAGAACTAGACGCTGA
- the LOC132635812 gene encoding carbon catabolite repressor protein 4 homolog 1-like isoform X2: MMGLFPYSSGYRIQSDRKVAICSVHPSEQATLQCLGCVKAKIPVAKSYHCSPKCFSDAWQHHRVLHERAASAVNENGNEEEEIFGRFNSTGSGVNTSLTSLQSSGSLTNGTTPLYPVAVTQRNGGETWFEVGRSKTYTPSADDIGHVLKFECAVIDVETKLPVGHASTVLTSRVIPAPSPTPRRLISVSGVDIPVHLDLDSCLSSSGTFTVLSYNILSDAYATNELYSYCPSWALSWTYRRQNLLREIVGYRADIVCLQEVQSDHFEEFFAPELDKHGYQALFKRKTAEVYSGNINTVDGCATFFRRDRFAHVKKYEVEFNKAAQSLTEALVPSAQKKTALSRLVKDNIALIVVLEAKFNNQGVDNPGKRQLVCVANTHVNVHQELKDVKLWQVHTLLKGLEKIAASAEIPMLVCGDFNSVPGSAPHALLAMAKVDPMHPDLAVDPLSILRPATKLMHQLPLVSAYSSFARMPAVRGLEKQRRRMDPSTNEPLFTNCTRDFIGTRDYIFYSADSLTVESLLELLDEESLRKDTALPSPEWSSDHIALLAEFRCKPRTRR, encoded by the exons ATGATGGGCCTGTTTCCTTACTCCAGCGG GTACCGTATACAAAGTGATAGAAAAGTTGCCATCTGCAGCGTCCATCCATCTGAGCAAGCTACGTTGCAGTGCCTTGGATGTGTGAAGGCCAAAATCCCTGTTGCGAAGAGTTACCATTGCTCGCCAAAATGTTTTTCAGATGCATGGCAGCATCATCGTGTTCTGCATGAACGTGCTGCTAGTGCTGTGAATGAAAACGGAAATGAGGAGGAAGAAATATTTGGGCGATTCAATAGTACAGGATCTGGTGTTAATACGAGCTTGACTTCTTTGCAATCAAGCGGTAGCTTGACAAATGGAACCACACCTTTATACCCTGTGGCAGTAACTCAAAGAAATGGTGGTGAAACCTGGTTTGAAGTTGGACGCTCTAAAACATACACCCCATCTGCAGATGATATTGGTCACGTCCTTAAATTTGAATGTGCTGTCATTGATGTAGAAACAAAATTACCTGTTGGACATGCTAGTACTGTTTTAACATCTCGAGTGATTCCAGCTCCATCTCCTACTCCACGTCGCTTGATTTCAGTTAGTGGAGTTGATATACCAGTGCATCTAGACTTAGATAGCTGTTTATCATCTTCAGGAACTTTTACTGTGCTCTCATACAACATTCTGTCTGATGCATATGCAACAAATGAATTGTACAGTTATTGCCCCTCTTGGGCTCTTTCTTGGACTTACCGGAGACAAAATCTATTGCGTGAAATAGTTGGCTACCGTGCAGACATTGTTTGCCTTCAAGAG GTTCAGAGTGATCACTTTGAGGAATTCTTTGCTCCTGAGCTGGATAAACATGGTTATCAAGCTTTGTTCAAAAGAAAAACAGCTGAG GTGTACAGTGGGAATATCAATACTGTTGATGGTTGTGCCACATTTTTCCGCCGAGATAGATTTGCACATGTTAAAAAATATGAG GTTGAGTTCAATAAAGCTGCTCAATCTTTGACTGAAGCCTTAGTTCCTAGTGCCCAAAAGAAGACCGCACTAAGTCGTTTGGTTAAG GATAACATTGCACTTATTGTGGTTCTGGAAGCCAAGTTCAATAACCAGGGGGTTGACAACCCTGGGAAGCGTCAACTTGTTTGTGTG GCTAACACACATGTTAATGTTCATCAAGAGTTAAAGGATGTTAAACTTTGGCAG GTTCACACACTTTTGAAAGGACTAGAGAAAATTGCTGCTAGCGCTGAAATTCCAATGCTGGTCTGTGGTGATTTTAATTCAGTTCCTGGAAG TGCTCCTCATGCACTTCTTGCAATGGCGAAAGTTGATCCAATGCATCCAGATCTAGCAGTGGACCCTCTTAGTATTTTGCGTCCAGCCACAAAGTTAATGCATCAGCTGCCATTG GTAAGTGCTTACTCATCCTTTGCCCGAATGCCTGCGGTCCGTGGACTAGAGAAACAACGAAGGAGGATGGATCCTAGTACCAATGAACCCTTGTTTACAAACTGCACCAGAGATTTTATTGGGACTCGTGATTATATATTCTACTCTG CCGACTCTTTAACTGTTGAATCGTTGTTGGAGCTCTTAGACGAGGAAAGCTTGAGAAAAGACACAGCACTTCCTTCTCCAGAGTGGTCCTCTGATCATATAGCACTCTTAGCTGAGTTTCGCTGCAAGCCTAGAACTAGACGCTGA